A DNA window from Candidatus Syntrophoarchaeum caldarius contains the following coding sequences:
- a CDS encoding ATP-dependent carboligase, with protein sequence MEEVLIVGYTTRQIAQSAVNAGFRVFCLDHFLDLDLLEIVEASALLDEDAKDFGVGAFLDRLDREIDGIIIGSGCEGIRLDERLSRRVIGNSPALMQKVSDKKYFGKKVIEMGFLHPEIYDRDTIRFPAVLKPRRGGGGLKNIFIRERSELEALDIDSSEYLIQQYINGIPASVSVISNPDGEVSSYCVNEQLIGIEWLNAPSRFAYCGNIIPLETALEDQICKIAEEIVVELGLIGSNGIDFVISGDDILVIEVNPRFQGTIEALEIATGDNIFHAHVKACRGEDFEIKKPRRYGMRAIFYAGEDLVIREDLRRWGFSDVPETGRRIEKGKPVVSVSGSSNSRRGVVEKINFFLSASQLLQ encoded by the coding sequence ATGGAAGAAGTCCTCATTGTAGGATATACCACGAGGCAGATCGCACAATCGGCGGTGAATGCTGGGTTCAGGGTTTTTTGTCTGGATCACTTCCTTGATCTCGATCTTCTGGAGATTGTAGAAGCGAGCGCATTGCTTGATGAGGATGCAAAAGACTTTGGTGTTGGAGCGTTTCTTGACAGACTCGACCGTGAGATCGATGGGATTATAATTGGGTCAGGGTGTGAAGGAATCAGGCTCGATGAGAGGCTCAGCAGACGTGTGATTGGAAATAGCCCTGCACTCATGCAGAAAGTATCTGATAAAAAGTATTTTGGTAAAAAAGTCATTGAAATGGGTTTTTTACATCCTGAGATCTATGACAGAGATACTATCAGGTTTCCAGCAGTCTTAAAACCCCGCAGAGGAGGAGGGGGGCTAAAAAATATCTTTATCCGTGAGAGATCAGAGCTTGAGGCACTGGATATCGACTCATCTGAATATCTGATACAGCAGTATATCAACGGGATTCCAGCAAGTGTATCGGTCATCTCAAACCCTGATGGCGAGGTATCAAGCTACTGTGTTAACGAGCAGTTGATCGGGATAGAATGGCTCAATGCACCATCAAGATTTGCATATTGCGGAAATATTATCCCGCTCGAGACAGCGCTTGAAGATCAGATCTGTAAGATTGCAGAGGAGATCGTTGTAGAACTCGGGCTTATTGGGTCAAACGGCATTGATTTTGTGATAAGTGGAGATGATATTCTCGTGATTGAGGTTAATCCAAGATTTCAGGGGACGATTGAGGCGCTTGAGATTGCAACAGGCGATAACATCTTTCACGCACATGTAAAGGCATGCAGGGGTGAAGACTTTGAGATCAAAAAGCCGAGAAGGTATGGCATGAGAGCAATCTTCTATGCAGGAGAGGATCTTGTGATCAGAGAGGATCTGAGAAGATGGGGTTTTTCTGATGTGCCAGAGACTGGCAGGAGGATCGAGAAGGGCAAGCCTGTTGTGAGTGTTTCGGGATCGTCTAATTCGAGAAGAGGGGTTGTGGAAAAGATCAACTTTTTCTTATCAGCTTCACAATTACTGCAATAA
- a CDS encoding FAD-dependent oxidoreductase — protein MMNREEVDVLIIGAGPAGLFAANELLGHDLKILIVDMGKDVSKRRCPMNTKGFCLECDHCDIMCGVGGSGTFSDGTLNLRPDIGGDLAKLTGSEAYAWDLVEYVDRIFLKFGAPSALSNASAEAIEELKRISASVGAKFVDIIQRHIGTDNTQRVIQNFKNHLDEGGVEFLLNTTVSDLIVEDGVCKGVELEDGACILSKYTLLAPGRVGATWINDMVVRHNIRANHAPIDIGVRVEVPAIIMDPVTKINRDPKFYIRSARYDDFTRTFCTNEHGFVVKETYEGFIGVNGHSMKNKRSENTNFAFLVRLELTEPLENTTKYGRSVSKLATTIGGGKPLLQRMGDLRRGRRSTWKSIRGNNVQNTLDDVTPGDISMALPHRITMDIIEGLEKLNEIIPGVASDSTLLYAPEVKFYAMEFDLTPEMETNIEGLFAAGDGSGLSRDIVNASATGVLAGRGILAKAGIKSGGV, from the coding sequence ATGATGAATAGAGAAGAAGTTGATGTACTGATCATCGGTGCAGGCCCTGCCGGACTTTTTGCAGCAAACGAACTTCTGGGGCATGACCTTAAAATATTGATCGTAGACATGGGCAAAGACGTTTCAAAACGGCGCTGTCCAATGAATACCAAAGGATTCTGTCTTGAATGTGATCACTGCGACATAATGTGCGGTGTTGGTGGATCTGGGACATTTTCTGATGGCACGCTCAATTTACGGCCTGACATTGGAGGAGATCTGGCAAAACTGACAGGAAGCGAGGCGTATGCATGGGATCTTGTCGAGTATGTGGATCGGATCTTTCTCAAGTTTGGTGCACCATCAGCCCTTTCCAATGCGAGCGCTGAGGCGATCGAGGAGTTGAAGCGGATCTCAGCATCGGTTGGTGCAAAGTTTGTTGACATCATCCAGCGTCACATTGGAACAGACAATACACAGCGAGTTATCCAGAACTTCAAAAACCATCTTGATGAGGGAGGGGTTGAATTTTTACTGAATACAACGGTATCAGATCTCATCGTTGAGGATGGTGTATGCAAAGGGGTTGAGCTTGAAGATGGCGCGTGTATCCTATCAAAGTATACGCTTCTCGCACCAGGCAGAGTTGGAGCGACATGGATCAATGATATGGTGGTAAGACATAATATTCGGGCAAATCACGCTCCTATTGACATCGGCGTGAGGGTGGAGGTTCCAGCCATCATCATGGATCCTGTTACAAAGATCAATCGCGATCCAAAGTTCTATATCAGAAGTGCGCGATATGATGACTTTACAAGAACATTCTGCACCAATGAACACGGTTTTGTTGTGAAAGAGACTTATGAAGGATTTATCGGCGTGAATGGTCACTCCATGAAGAACAAACGATCTGAAAACACCAACTTTGCGTTCCTTGTCCGACTGGAGCTGACAGAACCACTGGAAAACACAACAAAATATGGTAGATCGGTATCGAAGCTTGCGACAACGATAGGTGGCGGCAAACCTCTGCTCCAGCGGATGGGAGATCTACGGCGTGGCAGACGTTCCACATGGAAGTCAATAAGAGGAAACAATGTTCAGAATACGCTCGACGACGTGACACCAGGCGATATATCGATGGCACTCCCACACAGGATCACGATGGACATCATCGAAGGGCTTGAGAAGCTGAACGAGATAATCCCTGGCGTTGCTTCCGATTCCACGCTTCTCTATGCGCCTGAGGTCAAGTTCTATGCAATGGAATTCGATCTCACTCCAGAGATGGAGACTAATATTGAAGGACTGTTTGCAGCAGGTGATGGCTCAGGATTATCGCGGGATATCGTCAACGCATCGGCAACAGGCGTACTTGCAGGGAGAGGAATTCTTGCGAAGGCTGGGATTAAATCTGGTGGTGTATAA
- a CDS encoding Ribosomal protein S6e yields the protein MLMVNFRVVVSDPKDGKAYQLELDETGSKMFLGRAIGDTIDGAVIGLDGYNLLITGGTDVNGFPMRPDIPGSFKKKVLLTRGVGYREKERGKRYRKMVCGNTISESISQINTKVTSYGSKPLAEYFGEQEKE from the coding sequence ATGTTGATGGTAAATTTCAGGGTTGTGGTTTCAGATCCAAAGGATGGGAAGGCATATCAGCTTGAGCTTGATGAAACAGGCTCAAAAATGTTCCTTGGACGTGCAATAGGTGATACAATCGATGGAGCGGTAATAGGACTTGATGGGTACAATCTGCTTATCACAGGTGGAACTGATGTTAATGGATTCCCGATGAGACCCGATATTCCCGGTTCGTTTAAGAAAAAGGTCCTTCTTACAAGGGGTGTTGGATACAGAGAAAAAGAACGTGGAAAGCGATATCGAAAGATGGTCTGTGGAAACACTATTTCTGAGTCGATAAGTCAGATCAATACAAAGGTTACATCATACGGATCAAAACCACTGGCTGAGTATTTTGGTGAGCAGGAAAAAGAATAA
- a CDS encoding 6,7-dimethyl-8-ribityllumazine synthase, with amino-acid sequence MAMRLGFVVSEFNRDITYQMELLGHEHAKFLGAEVTETIYVPGVYDMPLAVKKLASNDAIDGVVTIGCVIEGATGHDEIVVQHAARKIMDISLEMGKPVALGISGPGMTRMEAHQRVDYAKRAVESVVKMVQRLEG; translated from the coding sequence ATGGCTATGCGACTTGGATTTGTTGTCTCAGAGTTCAACAGAGATATTACCTACCAGATGGAACTTTTGGGCCATGAACATGCAAAGTTTCTCGGTGCCGAGGTTACAGAGACGATCTATGTTCCCGGTGTCTATGACATGCCGCTTGCAGTCAAAAAACTGGCCAGTAATGATGCGATTGATGGTGTTGTTACGATTGGATGTGTGATCGAGGGTGCAACAGGACATGATGAGATTGTTGTGCAGCATGCTGCCCGCAAGATCATGGATATCTCGCTTGAGATGGGAAAGCCCGTGGCACTTGGGATATCAGGGCCCGGAATGACGCGAATGGAAGCACACCAGCGGGTTGACTATGCAAAGCGTGCGGTTGAGTCCGTGGTTAAGATGGTGCAGCGCCTTGAGGGGTAG
- a CDS encoding 3-phosphoglycerate kinase — MKKYNGMDDIPHRGKTVLVRVDVNSPMGKNNEILDDRRFKLHLPTLNELKDAKTVLIAHQSRAGKPDFTTMEAHAAHFTELLGREVLYVEDIFGSEARSKIGKMDDGDVLMLENVRFFAEETLTRTAQEHSRSHMVRKLAPLCDLFINDAFSVAHRAHLSVIGFTAVLPSIAGRLMEKEIEALDKALVDIKRPAVFVLGGVKAPDSIDVALNVLKSGAADYVIFTGILANIFLMASGIEIGDVNSDFIEKLGYRGEVDRAKEILKNFKDKILLPEDLAVLGADERRVEYPVNDLDPGLPIFDIGSGSIERFGEIIRSSATVVMNGPAGKFEEKEFAAGTEALLRAATSSKFSIIGGGHISAVVDELGLAEEISHISSGGGACLRYLAGESLPGIEALIK, encoded by the coding sequence ATGAAAAAATATAATGGGATGGATGATATTCCACATCGTGGGAAGACGGTACTTGTAAGGGTGGATGTAAACTCCCCAATGGGTAAAAACAACGAGATTTTAGATGATAGGCGATTTAAACTACATTTGCCAACGTTAAATGAGTTAAAAGATGCAAAAACTGTTTTGATTGCACATCAGAGCAGGGCCGGCAAACCTGACTTCACCACAATGGAGGCGCATGCTGCACACTTCACCGAACTTCTCGGACGCGAGGTTCTTTATGTCGAAGATATATTTGGGAGTGAAGCACGCTCAAAGATAGGGAAAATGGATGATGGTGATGTTCTGATGCTTGAGAATGTTCGCTTCTTTGCAGAAGAGACGCTTACACGAACCGCACAGGAGCATTCACGATCACATATGGTAAGAAAGCTCGCTCCACTCTGCGATCTCTTCATAAACGACGCTTTCTCGGTTGCCCACCGTGCGCATCTTTCTGTTATTGGGTTTACAGCAGTTTTACCGTCTATAGCAGGCAGATTGATGGAGAAAGAGATCGAAGCGCTTGATAAAGCACTTGTGGATATAAAAAGACCCGCTGTATTTGTGCTTGGTGGCGTGAAAGCACCTGACTCGATCGATGTGGCCCTAAATGTCCTTAAAAGCGGTGCCGCAGATTATGTTATATTTACCGGTATTCTTGCAAACATATTCCTCATGGCGTCGGGTATTGAGATAGGAGATGTAAATTCAGATTTTATCGAGAAACTTGGGTATCGGGGCGAGGTGGATAGGGCAAAAGAGATCCTGAAAAACTTTAAAGATAAAATCCTGCTTCCAGAGGATCTCGCTGTTCTGGGCGCAGATGAAAGACGGGTTGAATATCCGGTCAATGATCTGGACCCTGGTCTCCCAATCTTTGATATCGGTTCAGGTTCAATCGAGCGCTTTGGTGAAATTATTCGATCATCTGCCACGGTTGTTATGAATGGTCCTGCTGGTAAATTTGAGGAAAAGGAGTTTGCAGCAGGGACAGAAGCGCTTCTCAGGGCCGCAACCTCATCGAAGTTCAGTATAATAGGTGGCGGGCATATATCTGCGGTCGTTGATGAGCTCGGGTTGGCTGAAGAGATCTCACACATCTCAAGTGGCGGCGGAGCGTGTCTCCGTTATCTTGCGGGTGAGAGCTTGCCTGGTATAGAGGCTTTGATAAAATGA
- a CDS encoding orotidine 5' monophosphate decarboxylase, with product MSILKRDEPGIIVAFDMEDMPVAIELAEELEYAKGNFAIKIGRTCEMQLGWHAIERIKLATSLPLIYDGKIADIPHISERIAAIAYRSGADCVIVQGFVGRDVISAIRKLEMGDLIVVVEMTHPGSSDYLDYAAERIAKDLNYIGVDGVVLPATKPDRIKKLKEILPSDVYVISPGIGAQGGVIGDAILAGADYEVVGRAITEADDPAHRATEIYDEMIERWKKSSL from the coding sequence ATGTCAATCCTGAAACGTGATGAACCCGGTATTATTGTCGCATTTGATATGGAAGATATGCCGGTCGCAATTGAACTTGCAGAAGAACTTGAGTATGCAAAAGGTAACTTTGCGATCAAGATCGGGAGGACATGTGAGATGCAGCTTGGATGGCATGCGATCGAACGGATAAAACTTGCGACAAGTCTACCCCTGATCTATGATGGTAAGATCGCAGACATACCCCATATCAGTGAAAGGATTGCAGCGATCGCATATCGTTCAGGTGCTGATTGTGTAATTGTGCAGGGATTTGTGGGCAGAGATGTAATTAGCGCAATCAGAAAGCTTGAGATGGGCGATCTGATCGTCGTTGTTGAGATGACACACCCCGGCTCATCAGATTATCTGGATTATGCCGCAGAGCGGATTGCGAAGGATCTTAACTACATAGGCGTGGATGGAGTGGTGCTTCCTGCAACAAAACCAGATCGAATCAAAAAGTTAAAAGAGATCCTGCCCAGCGATGTCTATGTGATCTCGCCAGGTATTGGGGCACAGGGTGGCGTAATCGGAGATGCAATTCTTGCGGGTGCTGACTATGAGGTCGTCGGGCGAGCGATCACAGAAGCAGATGACCCGGCACACAGAGCCACTGAAATCTATGATGAGATGATTGAGCGATGGAAGAAGTCCTCATTGTAG